In Pedobacter sp. W3I1, one DNA window encodes the following:
- a CDS encoding porin: MKKLLLLAATLITGFFAKAQDEPKIKVSGYLEAYYGYDFNKPADHNRPGFIYSHNRANEVNLNLGFIKAAYDSGNIRANLAVMAGTYANANLAAEPGVLKNIFEANAGVKLSKSENLWVDAGIFSSHIGFEGAVSKDCWVLTRNISSENTPYYESGAKITYGTQDGKFTATALYLNGWQRISRQNGNDKPAGGLQLSWKPTDKITVNYSNYLGTEGVDSVRVNRFYHNVYGIFQLTDKFGVTVGFDYGTQQKQKGSKDKNEVISPVAIVQYKFAPKWAVAGRFEYYEDKNGIFIATGTPNGFKTKGYSLNLDYAPISNAVIRLEGKAYDSKDQVFARDAAAVNANATLTASIAVSF; the protein is encoded by the coding sequence ATGAAAAAATTACTATTACTTGCCGCTACACTTATTACAGGATTCTTTGCAAAAGCACAGGATGAACCAAAAATTAAAGTAAGCGGTTACCTTGAAGCCTATTATGGATACGATTTTAACAAACCAGCCGACCATAATCGTCCGGGTTTTATTTATTCTCATAACCGTGCAAACGAGGTGAACCTGAACCTTGGTTTTATTAAAGCGGCGTACGATAGTGGGAATATCCGTGCAAACTTAGCGGTAATGGCCGGAACTTATGCCAATGCAAACCTTGCGGCCGAGCCTGGTGTATTAAAAAATATCTTCGAGGCCAATGCTGGGGTAAAATTATCCAAATCGGAAAACCTTTGGGTGGATGCCGGAATCTTTTCTTCGCATATCGGTTTCGAAGGTGCGGTTTCAAAAGACTGTTGGGTACTCACCAGAAATATCTCATCGGAGAATACACCTTATTACGAGTCGGGTGCAAAAATTACTTATGGTACCCAAGATGGTAAATTTACCGCCACCGCACTTTACCTGAACGGATGGCAGCGCATTAGCCGCCAGAACGGAAATGATAAGCCTGCCGGCGGACTGCAACTCAGTTGGAAACCGACTGATAAAATCACGGTGAATTACAGCAACTATCTTGGAACTGAAGGTGTTGATTCGGTTAGGGTAAACAGATTTTATCATAATGTTTACGGTATCTTTCAGCTTACCGATAAATTTGGTGTGACCGTTGGATTTGATTATGGAACTCAACAGAAACAAAAAGGCAGTAAAGATAAAAACGAGGTAATCTCACCTGTAGCCATCGTTCAATACAAATTTGCGCCGAAATGGGCTGTTGCCGGAAGGTTCGAATATTATGAAGATAAAAACGGAATTTTTATTGCAACAGGAACTCCAAATGGCTTCAAAACAAAGGGCTATTCGTTAAACCTTGATTATGCGCCAATATCCAATGCGGTTATCCGCCTGGAAGGGAAAGCTTACGATAGCAAGGACCAAGTTTTTGCAAGAGATGCGGCAGCGGTAAATGCCAATGCAACGCTTACGGCCAGTATAGCAGTATCGTTTTAA
- a CDS encoding K(+)-transporting ATPase subunit C has translation MKKYIIQSIRLTLVLLVLLCVVYPITVAFIGKMSKGNGGGEKVTKNGKTVGYALLGQSFTKPEYFWGRPSAVAYNAAGSAGSNKGPSNPDYLKEVQSRIDTLLKYNPGIKKSDIPADMVTASGSGLDPNISEQGAAIQIQRVAKARKIDEKKVKELIAMNTLKPFMGVFGPSSVNVLKLNLALDEL, from the coding sequence ATGAAAAAGTATATCATTCAATCTATCCGCTTAACCTTAGTCCTATTGGTACTGTTATGCGTAGTATATCCAATCACTGTGGCCTTTATCGGCAAAATGTCTAAAGGAAACGGTGGAGGAGAAAAAGTCACTAAAAATGGTAAAACAGTGGGGTATGCCTTGCTGGGCCAATCTTTTACCAAACCAGAATATTTCTGGGGAAGACCATCGGCGGTTGCTTACAATGCAGCGGGTTCCGCAGGTTCTAACAAAGGCCCATCTAATCCTGATTATTTAAAAGAGGTACAGTCGCGTATTGATACTTTATTAAAATACAATCCGGGGATTAAAAAATCAGATATCCCTGCCGATATGGTTACCGCATCAGGAAGTGGACTTGACCCCAATATTTCTGAGCAAGGCGCCGCGATTCAGATTCAAAGGGTAGCAAAAGCCAGAAAGATAGATGAGAAAAAGGTGAAAGAACTTATTGCCATGAATACCCTCAAACCATTTATGGGTGTTTTTGGCCCTTCATCGGTAAATGTGCTGAAATTAAACCTTGCCCTTGATGAGCTTTAA
- the kdpB gene encoding potassium-transporting ATPase subunit KdpB: protein MKPNNKLFEPALVQTALKQSFIKLDPRVMVRNPVMFTVEIGTLVMAYVTVYSFSHSGQGSPLYNFFIFLVLLLTVLFANFAEAIAEARGKAQADSLRKTREETPAKVLLANGTIEIRSSNQLKKGDVFVCETGDTIPTDGEIIEGIATIDESAITGESAPVIRESGGDKSSVTGGTKVLSDEIKVQVSTAPGESFLDKMIALVEGASRQKTPNEIALTILLASFTLVFIIVCVTLKPFADYAHTPITIAALISLFVCLIPTTIGGLLSAIGIAGMDRALRANVITKSGKAVETAGDIDVLLLDKTGTITIGNRKATNFYPTAGINIKVFTDACVLSSLADETPEGKSIIELAAEQGIRSTGTPEGSTFIKFTAETRSSGLDTAEGRRIRKGAFDSIRNIVEKAGNIFPNDIENHVKAIATNGGTPLVVSENEKALGVIELQDIIKPGISERFERLRKMGVKTVMVTGDNPLTAKYIAEKAGVDDFIAEAKPEDKMNYIKDEQTLGKLVAMMGDGTNDAPALAQADVGVAMNSGTQAAKEAGNMVDLDNDPTKLIEIVEIGKQLLITRGTLTTFSIANDVAKYFAIVPALFIASIPALQSLNIMGLHSPESAIMSAVIFNAIIIPILIPLALKGVAYKPIGATALLRRNLFIYGIGGVVAPFIGIKIIDLLVGLFV, encoded by the coding sequence ATGAAACCCAATAATAAATTGTTCGAACCTGCCTTGGTGCAGACCGCACTAAAACAATCTTTCATCAAGCTTGATCCAAGGGTAATGGTTCGTAACCCGGTCATGTTTACTGTAGAAATAGGGACACTTGTAATGGCTTATGTTACCGTATATTCTTTCAGCCATAGCGGACAAGGATCACCTTTATACAATTTCTTCATCTTTTTAGTCTTATTGCTTACCGTGCTGTTTGCCAACTTCGCCGAGGCCATCGCAGAGGCAAGAGGTAAGGCACAGGCCGATAGTCTTCGTAAAACAAGAGAAGAAACACCAGCCAAAGTGCTATTGGCAAACGGAACCATCGAAATCCGTTCGTCCAACCAGTTGAAAAAAGGAGATGTTTTTGTTTGCGAAACAGGTGATACCATTCCAACTGACGGAGAGATTATCGAAGGTATTGCCACTATCGATGAATCGGCCATCACTGGAGAATCTGCCCCGGTAATTCGCGAGTCGGGAGGTGATAAATCTTCGGTAACCGGTGGTACAAAAGTTTTATCTGATGAAATTAAAGTTCAGGTGAGCACTGCCCCTGGGGAAAGTTTTTTAGATAAGATGATTGCTCTGGTTGAAGGTGCATCACGTCAGAAAACACCAAACGAAATTGCCTTAACCATTTTACTGGCCAGTTTTACCTTGGTATTTATCATTGTGTGTGTAACGTTGAAACCTTTTGCCGATTATGCTCATACACCGATTACCATTGCGGCATTAATCTCCCTTTTTGTATGTTTAATTCCAACCACCATCGGCGGACTTTTATCTGCCATCGGTATTGCCGGAATGGACAGAGCATTAAGAGCCAATGTAATTACCAAATCGGGTAAAGCCGTAGAAACTGCAGGCGACATTGATGTACTGCTTTTAGATAAAACCGGAACAATTACTATTGGTAACCGTAAAGCCACCAATTTTTATCCAACTGCAGGTATAAACATTAAAGTTTTTACCGATGCCTGCGTGCTGAGTTCACTGGCTGATGAAACCCCGGAAGGAAAATCGATCATTGAGTTAGCTGCTGAGCAAGGCATCAGATCTACTGGAACACCAGAAGGATCTACGTTCATCAAATTTACCGCCGAAACCCGTTCAAGTGGATTAGATACAGCCGAAGGGAGAAGGATTAGAAAAGGTGCTTTCGATTCGATCCGGAATATTGTTGAAAAAGCTGGAAATATTTTTCCTAATGATATCGAAAACCATGTAAAGGCTATCGCTACTAACGGAGGAACACCGCTAGTGGTATCTGAAAATGAGAAAGCACTAGGAGTAATCGAGTTACAGGATATTATTAAACCCGGAATCAGCGAACGTTTCGAACGTTTAAGGAAAATGGGTGTGAAAACGGTGATGGTTACAGGAGATAATCCGTTAACCGCTAAATATATTGCTGAGAAAGCTGGTGTTGACGATTTTATTGCAGAGGCCAAACCCGAGGATAAAATGAATTACATTAAAGATGAGCAGACCCTTGGCAAACTGGTAGCCATGATGGGTGATGGTACTAATGATGCACCTGCCCTGGCTCAGGCCGATGTTGGTGTAGCCATGAACAGTGGAACACAAGCGGCAAAAGAGGCCGGTAATATGGTCGATTTGGATAACGACCCTACTAAACTAATCGAGATCGTAGAAATTGGTAAACAACTGCTGATTACCCGTGGTACATTAACCACTTTCTCCATCGCGAATGATGTGGCCAAGTATTTCGCCATCGTTCCTGCATTGTTTATCGCTTCAATCCCTGCCTTGCAGAGTTTAAACATTATGGGACTACATTCACCAGAATCCGCCATCATGTCGGCTGTGATTTTTAACGCCATCATTATCCCTATCCTGATCCCGTTGGCATTAAAAGGTGTGGCTTATAAACCTATCGGCGCAACAGCTTTATTACGGAGAAACCTGTTTATATATGGTATAGGCGGGGTAGTTGCTCCATTTATAGGCATTAAAATTATCGATTTATTGGTCGGTTTATTTGTGTAA
- the kdpA gene encoding potassium-transporting ATPase subunit KdpA, giving the protein MNTELTGIIATFLLTLAIAIPLGKYLAKVFAGEKVWTDFLKPLETGIYKLSGINIKEQMNWKQQLKALLTINILWLFYGFFVLIFQDKLPFNPDGNPGMTPDLAFNTIISFVANCNLQHYSGESGVSYLTQQYVLMFLQFVSAATGIAAAVVLFKAFRDKTTNELGNFWEFFVKSITRLLLPLSFVMALILTFNGTPASYEGKDQFVSLQGDTVHVSRGPAAQMIAIKHLGTNGGGYFGANSAHPFENPSYLTNMVEMIAQTIIPLAMIIAFGYFIRRKKLAWTIFGVMTIGLFMLLLPTLSSELGGNPALAKMGISQTTGAMEGKEVRFGPAATAYWSTLTTVISTGSVNGMHDSTMPLTGLWQLLAMMINSFYGGCGVGLLNYFIYLIVAVFISGLMVGRTPEFLGHKVEAREIKIAAIITLLSPFLILTGTAIASYIFTSHGDAAWAVQPKNWLNNSGFHGFSEMLYEMTSSNANNGSGFEGLGDNSIFWNLSTGIVIFLGRFLPIIGPVAIAGLLGAKKFIPESAGTLKADTKTFALMTFAVIIVLNALSYFPALALGPLAEYFTMLK; this is encoded by the coding sequence ATGAACACTGAATTAACAGGCATTATTGCCACATTCCTGCTCACCCTGGCCATTGCAATACCATTGGGTAAATACCTAGCTAAGGTTTTTGCAGGAGAAAAAGTCTGGACAGATTTTTTAAAACCATTGGAAACTGGTATTTACAAGCTTTCTGGAATCAATATTAAAGAACAGATGAACTGGAAACAGCAGTTAAAAGCACTGCTTACCATTAATATACTATGGCTGTTTTACGGTTTTTTTGTACTCATCTTTCAGGATAAACTCCCATTCAATCCGGATGGAAATCCTGGGATGACTCCGGATCTGGCCTTTAACACCATTATCAGCTTTGTTGCTAACTGTAACCTTCAGCATTATTCGGGTGAGAGTGGCGTAAGTTATCTTACCCAGCAATATGTATTGATGTTTCTTCAGTTTGTTAGTGCGGCGACAGGTATCGCCGCTGCCGTTGTCCTTTTTAAAGCTTTTAGAGATAAAACAACCAATGAGTTAGGTAACTTTTGGGAGTTCTTTGTAAAATCAATTACCCGTTTATTGTTGCCTTTATCTTTTGTGATGGCGCTAATCTTAACCTTTAATGGTACCCCCGCAAGTTATGAGGGCAAAGATCAATTTGTCTCCCTTCAAGGTGATACGGTGCATGTTTCGAGAGGACCAGCGGCTCAAATGATTGCCATTAAACATTTAGGCACCAATGGCGGAGGTTATTTTGGGGCCAATTCAGCTCACCCATTCGAAAACCCAAGCTACTTAACCAACATGGTGGAAATGATCGCACAAACGATTATTCCTTTAGCGATGATCATTGCCTTTGGTTACTTCATCCGTAGGAAAAAACTGGCATGGACCATTTTTGGTGTAATGACCATTGGTTTGTTTATGCTGCTTTTACCAACCTTAAGTTCGGAATTGGGCGGTAATCCGGCCCTGGCCAAAATGGGTATCTCGCAAACTACCGGCGCGATGGAAGGTAAAGAAGTACGTTTCGGTCCGGCAGCTACTGCTTATTGGAGTACGCTTACTACCGTAATTTCTACCGGATCGGTAAACGGAATGCACGATAGTACTATGCCTTTAACAGGATTATGGCAATTATTGGCCATGATGATCAACTCTTTTTACGGAGGCTGTGGCGTGGGGTTATTAAATTACTTTATTTACCTCATTGTTGCCGTATTTATTTCTGGATTGATGGTCGGCAGAACGCCGGAGTTTCTCGGACATAAGGTAGAAGCAAGAGAGATTAAGATTGCGGCCATTATCACTTTATTAAGCCCGTTTTTGATCCTTACCGGAACCGCAATTGCCAGTTACATCTTTACCTCCCACGGCGATGCTGCCTGGGCGGTGCAGCCTAAAAACTGGCTCAATAATTCCGGTTTCCACGGTTTCTCTGAGATGCTGTATGAAATGACTTCGTCCAATGCCAACAACGGTTCGGGATTTGAAGGACTGGGCGATAACAGTATCTTCTGGAATCTATCTACCGGTATTGTGATTTTCCTTGGCCGTTTCTTACCGATTATAGGGCCTGTTGCCATTGCTGGATTATTAGGTGCCAAAAAATTCATTCCAGAATCGGCCGGTACACTTAAAGCCGATACCAAAACCTTTGCCCTGATGACTTTTGCGGTAATCATCGTGTTAAATGCACTTTCTTATTTCCCTGCCCTGGCTTTAGGACCCTTGGCAGAATATTTTACCATGCTTAAATAA
- a CDS encoding potassium-transporting ATPase subunit F → MIALFIIAIAVLIYMIYVLIKPEKF, encoded by the coding sequence ATGATCGCATTATTTATTATCGCCATCGCCGTATTGATCTATATGATCTACGTGCTGATTAAACCCGAAAAATTTTAA
- a CDS encoding cold-shock protein, with translation MLVKNNRNTMRKGTILHIDQSVGLGFIQDENEQEIAFCLANLNGNINIGDLVEFKIELMAHGLKATNLRVLLLI, from the coding sequence ATGTTAGTTAAAAACAACAGAAATACAATGAGGAAAGGCACGATACTACACATCGATCAATCGGTTGGCCTCGGATTTATACAAGATGAAAATGAACAGGAAATCGCATTTTGTTTAGCAAATCTTAACGGAAATATTAATATCGGCGACCTGGTAGAATTTAAAATCGAACTAATGGCGCATGGACTTAAGGCAACCAACCTCCGTGTATTATTACTTATTTAA
- a CDS encoding Crp/Fnr family transcriptional regulator produces the protein MNLKVYNIMLNSSNSSFVRPLIQYMEQYHELSNGLIAQYEKHCSLVSIRKNKHIISPVDSNAALYFVNSGVVRGFVKDGTKDITTWFCFGNNIVGAIRHPDLQANHSIEYLQALEDCELIRIPYTLIDYVYSHFEEANIIGRKLLAVHYYAASERAILARIPNALRRYQKLAESKKVDLNKIPLRYLASYLGMRLETLSRIRSKELHKTKNRGVPASIED, from the coding sequence TTGAACCTAAAAGTTTATAACATTATGCTCAATTCTAGCAACAGTTCTTTTGTACGACCACTTATCCAGTATATGGAACAATATCATGAGCTTTCGAATGGCCTTATCGCACAGTATGAAAAACATTGCTCCTTAGTATCAATCAGAAAGAATAAACACATTATTTCTCCTGTTGACAGTAATGCAGCACTTTACTTTGTAAATAGTGGTGTTGTTCGTGGTTTTGTAAAAGATGGCACCAAAGACATTACTACCTGGTTTTGCTTTGGGAATAATATTGTAGGGGCCATTCGTCATCCTGATTTACAGGCTAACCACTCTATAGAATATTTACAAGCGCTAGAAGATTGTGAACTGATCCGTATTCCCTATACACTAATTGACTATGTGTACTCCCATTTCGAAGAGGCCAACATTATCGGGCGAAAACTGTTAGCGGTACACTATTATGCGGCATCCGAAAGAGCTATACTGGCCAGAATACCCAATGCGTTGCGACGGTACCAAAAGTTGGCAGAAAGCAAAAAAGTAGACTTAAACAAAATACCGCTCCGCTACCTGGCAAGCTATTTAGGAATGAGATTAGAAACCTTAAGCAGGATCAGAAGCAAAGAGCTGCATAAAACCAAAAATCGCGGCGTTCCGGCATCAATAGAAGATTAG
- a CDS encoding phosphatidylinositol-specific phospholipase C codes for MRKLQLPLFVALVLTFSACKKEEQPKGTFSNPNLKSSANPNAQLLSFSLNNWMSVVADQTSIAAISIPGAHDSGATQEQVAGTAKCQNLSITDQLNAGVRYLDIRCRHIDNAFAIHHGAIYQNLNFNDVLNACINFLNSHPTETIIMSVKEEHTPSNNTRSFEQTFDAYVQQNPAKWDLGNNIPTLGSIRGKIRLLRRFSGSSPKGIDATAWADNTTFDINNAAANLKVQDFYNVNDVNTKWTKVETLLNEAKNDASNRLYLNYASGYKAGIFSIPSITTVSNFINPKITTFFTNNTHGKFGIIPLDFVDSGRSQLIINTNF; via the coding sequence ATGAGAAAATTACAACTGCCACTTTTTGTGGCCTTGGTGCTAACCTTTAGTGCCTGTAAAAAAGAAGAACAGCCAAAAGGTACCTTTTCAAATCCCAATCTAAAAAGCTCGGCAAATCCAAATGCTCAGCTGTTAAGCTTTTCATTAAACAATTGGATGAGTGTAGTAGCCGACCAAACCAGTATAGCTGCCATCTCCATTCCTGGTGCGCATGATTCTGGCGCAACACAAGAACAAGTTGCAGGTACTGCAAAATGCCAGAACCTGAGCATTACCGATCAATTAAATGCAGGCGTCCGTTATCTAGACATTCGCTGTAGGCACATTGATAATGCCTTCGCAATCCATCACGGGGCAATTTACCAGAACCTTAATTTTAATGACGTACTAAATGCCTGTATCAATTTTCTGAATAGCCATCCAACCGAAACGATCATCATGAGTGTTAAAGAGGAGCATACGCCATCAAACAACACCAGGTCGTTTGAGCAAACTTTTGATGCTTATGTTCAGCAAAATCCTGCAAAATGGGATTTGGGGAATAATATTCCAACACTGGGCAGTATACGTGGGAAAATCAGACTATTAAGAAGGTTTTCCGGATCATCACCGAAAGGAATCGATGCGACGGCCTGGGCCGATAATACTACATTTGACATCAATAATGCTGCTGCAAACTTAAAAGTCCAGGATTTTTACAATGTTAACGATGTGAATACCAAATGGACGAAAGTAGAAACCTTGTTAAATGAGGCAAAAAATGATGCTTCTAACAGGCTTTATCTGAACTACGCCAGTGGTTATAAGGCAGGCATATTCAGTATCCCAAGCATTACTACTGTGTCGAATTTCATCAATCCAAAAATCACTACCTTTTTTACCAACAATACCCATGGTAAATTCGGGATTATTCCACTTGATTTTGTTGATTCGGGCAGAAGCCAGTTAATCATTAATACAAATTTCTAA
- a CDS encoding glycosyltransferase family 87 protein: MNTFTKINLTKLSSFLLKKECVIVVYLILAIVAGFKQYHHHAYNNYLIFKYVYWHTTDLQNLYHNYPEYLDSNHYGPVFSLFIAPFALLPDGLGCILWNIANVSILLWGIYSLPISLNKRTIIAWICAHEALTALFSFQFNIALTGLILLSFSCLVKKKEVQSAFFIAFGTLVKLYGIVGLAFFFFTKNKLKFIIGGLIAFAVLFALPMLISSPAFVIQSYIDWYHSLAHKNDLNASLTSFQDISLMGIVRRATGNINLPNAPFLLVGLILFALPYLRIKQYKHIGFRLMLLASTLIFTVIFSSGSESPTYIIAFAGVAIWFMVQQNPKKGWIIALFVFAFILTSLSPTDIFPRPVKEFIRLYSLKALPCVIIWLTIIYQMMKEDFESYLIADK, translated from the coding sequence ATGAACACTTTCACAAAAATTAATCTGACTAAGCTATCTTCATTTCTATTAAAAAAGGAATGTGTCATTGTAGTTTATCTCATCTTGGCTATAGTTGCCGGATTTAAGCAGTACCATCACCATGCTTATAACAATTACCTAATATTCAAGTATGTTTACTGGCATACCACAGATCTTCAAAACTTATATCATAATTATCCCGAATACTTAGATAGTAACCATTATGGCCCGGTGTTTTCGCTTTTTATTGCTCCATTTGCATTATTGCCGGATGGTTTAGGCTGTATCCTTTGGAATATTGCCAATGTATCGATACTGCTTTGGGGAATTTATAGTCTTCCTATATCGTTAAACAAACGAACTATTATTGCATGGATTTGTGCGCACGAAGCCTTAACGGCACTCTTCAGTTTTCAGTTTAACATTGCATTAACCGGATTAATCTTGCTTAGTTTCTCCTGCCTGGTTAAAAAGAAAGAAGTACAATCGGCTTTTTTTATTGCTTTCGGCACCTTGGTTAAACTTTACGGGATTGTTGGATTGGCATTTTTCTTCTTCACTAAAAATAAGTTAAAATTTATCATAGGTGGCTTAATTGCTTTTGCAGTATTGTTCGCTTTACCAATGCTTATTTCATCACCGGCCTTCGTTATCCAGTCTTATATAGATTGGTATCATTCCCTTGCCCATAAAAATGATTTAAATGCATCATTAACTTCCTTTCAGGATATTTCTTTGATGGGAATAGTAAGAAGAGCAACAGGAAACATTAACCTTCCTAATGCGCCGTTTTTATTAGTTGGCCTCATACTATTTGCTTTGCCTTATTTACGGATTAAGCAATATAAACATATTGGCTTTAGGTTAATGTTATTGGCATCGACCCTAATTTTTACGGTTATATTTAGCAGTGGATCAGAATCGCCAACCTATATTATAGCTTTTGCTGGTGTTGCCATTTGGTTTATGGTGCAGCAAAACCCAAAAAAAGGATGGATAATAGCCTTGTTTGTTTTTGCGTTTATATTAACCAGCCTATCTCCAACCGATATTTTCCCCAGGCCGGTTAAAGAATTTATTCGTCTATATTCGCTTAAAGCCCTACCTTGCGTTATCATTTGGCTAACCATAATTTATCAAATGATGAAAGAAGATTTTGAGTCTTATCTGATTGCCGATAAATGA
- a CDS encoding glycosyltransferase family 2 protein, with the protein MNKLVSIVIPAYNEADNIFVIAESIKKVFSTINYDYEIILVDDGSADHTLEKIKDYASTANNIFFLEFSKNFGHQLAVKAGMDHAFGDCVISMDCDMQHPPELIPEMLQKWQEGFEVVYTIREEDKSLSKGKRSSSSLFYKTLNWLSDIDLEPGAADFRLLDQKVVSVFRNFHENEPFLRGLVKWLGFKQFAIRYNPAARFSGNSKYTFKKMLRLALHGVTSFSIKPLYSAVYLGFILSFASVLYIPYIIYAFVNHVEVSGWASVIMTIVFFGGLQLIILGIIGIYVGKMFMQSKNRPNYIIRSTNIQQK; encoded by the coding sequence ATGAATAAATTAGTTTCTATAGTAATCCCTGCTTACAACGAAGCCGATAATATTTTTGTGATAGCCGAAAGTATTAAAAAAGTTTTTTCGACCATCAATTATGATTATGAAATTATCCTGGTGGATGATGGAAGTGCCGATCATACCCTCGAAAAAATAAAGGATTATGCCTCAACAGCAAATAATATATTTTTCCTTGAGTTTTCTAAAAACTTTGGTCATCAATTGGCGGTTAAAGCGGGCATGGACCATGCTTTTGGCGATTGTGTAATTTCTATGGACTGCGATATGCAACATCCTCCGGAGTTGATTCCGGAAATGCTACAGAAATGGCAGGAAGGTTTCGAAGTGGTATACACGATAAGGGAAGAAGATAAAAGTTTATCTAAAGGCAAAAGAAGCTCTTCAAGCTTATTCTACAAAACCTTAAACTGGTTATCGGATATTGATTTAGAACCTGGCGCAGCCGATTTCCGTTTACTTGATCAAAAAGTGGTTAGTGTTTTCAGAAATTTTCATGAAAACGAACCCTTTCTACGTGGTTTGGTAAAGTGGCTTGGTTTTAAGCAATTTGCCATTCGCTACAATCCTGCGGCACGTTTTTCGGGGAATAGCAAATATACCTTTAAAAAGATGTTAAGGCTGGCACTGCATGGCGTTACCTCTTTCAGTATAAAGCCCTTGTACTCGGCAGTTTATCTGGGTTTCATTCTGTCGTTTGCTTCTGTACTGTATATCCCTTACATTATTTACGCTTTTGTAAACCATGTAGAGGTTTCAGGCTGGGCTTCTGTAATTATGACCATTGTCTTTTTTGGAGGGCTACAACTCATTATCCTGGGCATTATAGGCATTTATGTAGGTAAAATGTTTATGCAGTCTAAAAACCGTCCTAATTATATTATCCGTTCAACCAATATTCAGCAAAAATAA
- a CDS encoding polysaccharide deacetylase family protein yields MVLLSFDIEEFDMPFEYGKDISFEDQIAISRAGTIAILDILDKYEVKATFFCTVTFAENIPDLIKRITETGHELASHGYYHSDFKPEHLLQSKLKLEELSGKEITGYRMARMMPVDEREIEKAGYTYNTSINPTYLPGRYNNFNISRTHFIKNNVLQIPASVSPIIRFPLFWLSFHNLPLSIYKTLASWTYKKDKYLNIYFHPWEFTDLEDFDRFGFPGYVRKNTGIKMVKRTEDLISWMKAKNYPFGTFKDFISTISSN; encoded by the coding sequence ATGGTTCTGTTAAGTTTTGATATCGAAGAGTTTGATATGCCTTTTGAATATGGAAAAGATATTTCTTTTGAAGATCAGATCGCCATTTCGAGAGCAGGTACCATAGCTATTTTAGATATTTTAGATAAATACGAGGTGAAGGCTACGTTTTTTTGTACGGTTACTTTTGCCGAAAATATTCCAGATCTGATTAAACGGATTACCGAAACAGGCCACGAACTTGCCTCGCATGGTTATTATCATTCAGATTTTAAACCCGAGCATCTTCTCCAATCGAAACTGAAGCTAGAAGAACTCTCTGGTAAAGAAATTACAGGTTACCGCATGGCGAGAATGATGCCTGTTGACGAAAGGGAAATTGAGAAGGCTGGATATACTTATAACACTTCTATAAATCCAACCTATTTGCCTGGGCGGTACAATAATTTCAACATTTCCAGAACACACTTCATTAAAAATAATGTGCTGCAGATTCCAGCATCGGTAAGCCCTATCATAAGGTTCCCGTTGTTTTGGCTATCTTTTCACAATTTGCCTCTAAGCATTTACAAAACATTAGCCAGTTGGACTTATAAAAAAGATAAATACCTGAATATCTATTTCCACCCCTGGGAATTTACCGATTTAGAAGATTTTGATCGCTTTGGTTTTCCGGGTTATGTAAGAAAAAACACAGGTATAAAAATGGTAAAGCGCACGGAAGATCTTATTTCATGGATGAAGGCTAAAAATTATCCATTTGGAACCTTTAAGGATTTTATCAGTACTATTTCTTCAAACTGA